The window CCTCCCCGGCCCGGCCCCGATAGACGGCCCCACAAGTGTCCCCGGCATTCACTTCCGGCCCGGGGTGGCGGGGACACGGGTGCTGGACGGGAAGGCGTGGCGGGCGGCGTGGGCGCGGGCGGCCCGAACCGTGCCCGGTCAGGAGGCAACGGGCGGCGACTACGGCGACCCGGCGGGTGAGCCCGAGTTTCGGGCGGCTCTGGCGGCCTTTGTGGGGCGGGCGCGGGGCCTGCGGACGGACGCAGGCCGGGTCGTCGTCACCCCGGGCAGCCTGGGGGCGCTGGGGCTGATCGCCCGGCTGCTCCCGCCGGGAAGCCCGGTGCTGGTCGAGAATCCCGGCTACCGCGCGGCCCGTCAGGTGCTCCTCGACGCGGGGCACGAGCCTGTCCCCGTGCGCGTGGATGGGGACGGTCTGGTCACGGGCGGCCTCCCCCCCGCCCGTCTCGCCGTGGTCACGCCCAGCCACCAGTACCCGCTCGGCGTGCGGATGAGCCTGCCCCGGCGCCTGGCGCTGCTGCGCTGGGCCCAGACCCACGACGCCCTGATCGTGGAGGACGACTACGACGGCGAGTTCCGCTACGGCGCCCCGCCGCTGCCACCCCTCGCCAGCCTGGAGGGGGCCGGGGAGCGGGTGTTGTACCTGGGCACCCTCTCCAAGCTGCTCACGCCCGCCGTGCGGACGGGGTTCGTGGTCGCGCCACCCGCGCTGGTGCCCGCCCTCACCCGCGCCCGCGCGCTCGGGGACGGCGGGCACGACCGGATGACGCAGGCGGCCCTGACGTTCCTCCTTACCGGGGGCCACCTCGACCGCCACGTCCGCCGCGCCCGGCGCTGGCACGGCGAGCAGCAGGCGGCCCTGGCCCGGACCCTCGCGCCCCTGGCCCCGGGGTCGAGGCTGGGCGGCATCGAGGCGGGGCTGCACGCCTGCCTGCACCTGCCGCCGCAGCTTCCCGCCGGGGAGGTGGCGGCGGAACTCGCCCGGCGCGGGGTGTTCGTGAGCGCGGCGGAGGTGTACACCTTCGGGGGCGAGCCCCCGAACGCCCTGATCCTCGGCTACGGCGGCCTGACGGTGGCCGAGGTCGAGCGGGGCGCGCGGGAGATCGTGCGGGTGGTGCGGGGGGCGGTCCTCAGTCCCGGCGGATCACGAGCCCCTGCGGGGTGAAGCGCACCTTCTGGTAGGGCGCCCCGACCACGGCCTCGAAGAGGGTGCCCAGCAGGTCGCGCGCCTCCCTGAAGGCCGCCTCCGACCGCTGCTGACCGGCCACCTCGTAGCGGGCGACCCCCACGAGCGTGAGGAGGACCAGGCCCTCCTGCATCTCCTGGCGCTCGGCGTCGTTCATGCCCTGGGTCACCGGGTCGGCGAGCAGGCGGGGGCGGATGTGGGCGCGCAGCGCGGCGAGGTCGTTCTTGCCCATCTCGTGCGCCCCGGCCACGAGCGTCTCGTAGCTGGCCGCCGCCGAGAACGCCAGCCCGTCGGCCAGGTCCGAGGTCGAGAGGCCGTACCCCGCGCTCAGCCTGCGGTACTCGTTCATCAGGGTGCCCAGGGCCTCGCGCGCCCGGGGCCGCTGCCGGGGGTCACTCGCCAGCGCCCCCGCGAAGGCGTCGAGGACCGCCGAGCCCGCCGATGGCCGGAAGGTCGTGGTCGCCCGGCCCGCCGCGATCACCGCCCGGCCCCGGGGTTCCAAGCGGGCGCGCTCGGCCTCGACCGCCTTCTGCACCTCCTGCCGCCGGGCCTCCTGCTCGGCGACCGCGTTCATCATGACGGAGTTCATGAGCAAGAAGTTGCCCATCATCATGTTCATCATGTTGAGGTTGTCGGTCAGGAAGTCGTACTGGGCGGACGCGAGCGAGAGCGTCCCCAGCGCGGCAAGAGCCAGGACCCGCCTCACCGAATCACCACGCCCTTCGGGGTGAACTGCACCCGCTCGAACTCGGCGCCCAGCAGGCGGCGGATGTGGGCCCGGGCATTCTGGACGGCCTGCTCGGCGGTCGCGGCGTCCCCCGACGCCTGGCCCGTCTGGTAGGCGTCGAGGACGATCAGGCCGAGCAGCACGAGGTAGTCGTGCGCGTGCTGGCGCTGGGGAAAGGTGAGGCCCTGGAAGCCCTTGTTCCGCAGCAGCCGGGCGCGCATGTCCGCACGCAGCCCCGCGACCTCGGCATCGGAGAGGTCCTTGCGGCCGTCGCTCGCCACCAGGGTGAAGGCGGCGACCGCGAAGGTCAGCGTGTCAGCGAAGTCGGTGGTGCTGAGCCCCAGCTTCTCGGCGATGGCCGGATACCCCGCGAGGGCCTGCTCCAGGCGCCCCCGCAGCTCCCCCTGGACCTGGAGGCTGCCCCCGACCCGGGCGGCGATCTCACCGGGCGCGTTCGACCGGCCCGGGGCGAAGGTCGTGCTGGCCTTTCCCGCCCGGATGGCCGTGTTGCCCCGCGCCACCACCCCCGGGAAGTTCTGGTCGATAAAGGTCAGGTCGGGCACCGTGAAGCCGAACAGCGTCACGTACACGTCGGTGTCGCTGACCCCCAGGCTGTTGAGGGTCACGACCTGCGGGATCAGGGGGGGATCACCCGGGCGCAGGCCCTCGTACACCTGGGCCGAGGCGAGCGTGGAGGCGAGCAGCAGGGGCAGCAGCAGGCGGGAGGCGCGCGGCATGGGACTCCTTTCCGGGGGCGGGCACTGGAGGGCGGAGCCCCAGCCTAGCACCGGCTTTACGCGGCCACGCCCCACTACAGCCCCAGCCAGTCCTTCCCGGCGTCCTCGGTCTCCTGCACCGTCACACTCTCGGCCACCTCGTCGCGGCGGGTGGCCCAGGCGGGGAAGGGGTAGCCCACGAGGACCGGGTTGGGCACGTCGGGCTGCGACACGAGCATGGTTCCCGGCTGGAGGATGCCCGCCCGCGCCCGGAAACTCTGCGGCAGGAAGCGGTACTCGGGCCGCTCGGCCTCCGCGAGGTCCAGGCGCCCCACCACCCGGATCGCCGCGTTGGAGACGATGCGCCGCTCGACCTCGCTGGCGGTCTGCTGCGCCCCGATCAGGATGATGCCCAGGGAGCGCCCGCGCTCGGCGATGTCGAGCAGCACGTCCTTGATCGGGCTGTCCCCCTCGCGCGGGGCATACTTGTTCAGCTCGTCGAGCACGACGAACACCGTGTCCTGCCGCCCGTACCGCTCCTTGTGCTCGAAGAGGTCGCGCAGGAGCACGCCCACGACGAAGCTCTGCGCGTGCGCCCCCAGCTTGTGGATGTCCACCACGGTCGTCTGCACGCCCTGTTTCAGCACCTCGGGGCGGTACCGCGCGGCCTGGGCGGGGGTGAGGTCGCCGCGCACCAGGGGCGAGAGGTGCTTCTGCACCCCCCGCAGGCGGCGGACGAAGGCGCGCAGGGTGCCCTGGTTCTGCTTGAGGACCCACCTGGGGTCGCCCTCGCCCTCGTTCTGCTCCAGCAGCTTGTATTCGAGGTAGGAGACGAGCGCCCCGAAGGTCTCGATGCGCGTCTTGCCCATCTCGTCGAAGCGCAGGTTCTCGGAGAGGAGCACCTCCGTGTCGGGCTGCCAGTCCTCGACGGTGAGGTACGGCGCGTCGTCCCCGGCGGCCAGCCGCGCGAGTTTCTCCTCCATGTTGCCGATCACGAAGCCGAGGTTGAGGCTGCCGCTGCCGTCCGGGAACACGTAGGGGAGCATCCGCCGCCCGCAGAACTCGCGCAGGCTGAACACGAAGGGGGTGACGCCCTGGGACCGCTGCTCCACGTCGGGCACGATCACGTCGCCCTGTCCCCCCTTGGGCGGCGCGAGGAACTGCACGTCGCGGAAGGGCGTGGCGGGGAGGCCCAGCAGCTCGTAGCGTCCGGCGGGCAGGTTCTTGGCCGCCTGCACCCCGCGCTCCACGCCCTCGACCTCGCGGTTGGGCTGGTCGAGGAAGAGCAGATCCTCGCCCTTCACGTTGAAGATCAGGGCGCGGGTGCGGTGCCCCTCGTTGCGGTCCTCCAGCACCCCGCCCCGGAAGATCGCGTGCAGCAGGAAGAGGGCGTAGCTCGTCTTCGTCGCCACCCCCGAGATGCCGCTGATGTTGATGTGGCCGCCCTGCTCGCCGTTCACGAACTGGTAGTTGATCGGCAGCACCTGGCCGTCCGCGAGGAGGCCGCCCGGAAAGGACCGCTTCATCTTGTCCGCGCTGAGGGCCAGCCGCAGGTCGTCGCCCCGGGCATGGCGCACCTCGTCCCCGGGCTGGGGGGGAATGAAGTTCTCGGGGGCCACCCGCGTGACGAGGACGCGGGCCGCGTAGCTCACGGAGGCGGGGAGCAGCCCGGCCACCACGTCCTGCACGTCGGAGTCGAAGGTCACGCCCTCGTGCCGGGTGCGGACGTGATCCACGATGCCGTAGAAGTGGACGGGCTGGCCGCCAGGCTTGCGGGTGGCCACGACCACCAGATCATCCATGCTCACGCTCGCGCCGGGGGCCACCGCGAACCAGAAGGTGACGGGCGTGGCGTCCTCGGTGCCCAGCACCATGCCGATGCGCTCGCCCTGCACAGGAGTCTGGGTCACGCGACCACCGCCGTCCCGTACTGCCCCGCCAGGTGCGCCCGGATGCGCCGGGTCACCAGCTCGGAACTGCCCATCGCACGGGTCATGGCCTGCTCGAGCGCGGCGGTCGGGATCAGGTTCTG is drawn from Deinococcus aerius and contains these coding sequences:
- the pdxR gene encoding MocR-like pyridoxine biosynthesis transcription factor PdxR → MLDPTTGPESARGTGPLDLLPIPLRLDRSAPTPLHRQLAEQVRAAALSGALAPNAPLPGSRTLAAALGVTRGVVTLALEELVADGTLETRVGRGTWVARGAAVATREETVHLPAWLTLPGPAPIDGPTSVPGIHFRPGVAGTRVLDGKAWRAAWARAARTVPGQEATGGDYGDPAGEPEFRAALAAFVGRARGLRTDAGRVVVTPGSLGALGLIARLLPPGSPVLVENPGYRAARQVLLDAGHEPVPVRVDGDGLVTGGLPPARLAVVTPSHQYPLGVRMSLPRRLALLRWAQTHDALIVEDDYDGEFRYGAPPLPPLASLEGAGERVLYLGTLSKLLTPAVRTGFVVAPPALVPALTRARALGDGGHDRMTQAALTFLLTGGHLDRHVRRARRWHGEQQAALARTLAPLAPGSRLGGIEAGLHACLHLPPQLPAGEVAAELARRGVFVSAAEVYTFGGEPPNALILGYGGLTVAEVERGAREIVRVVRGAVLSPGGSRAPAG
- a CDS encoding DUF6683 family protein — its product is MRRVLALAALGTLSLASAQYDFLTDNLNMMNMMMGNFLLMNSVMMNAVAEQEARRQEVQKAVEAERARLEPRGRAVIAAGRATTTFRPSAGSAVLDAFAGALASDPRQRPRAREALGTLMNEYRRLSAGYGLSTSDLADGLAFSAAASYETLVAGAHEMGKNDLAALRAHIRPRLLADPVTQGMNDAERQEMQEGLVLLTLVGVARYEVAGQQRSEAAFREARDLLGTLFEAVVGAPYQKVRFTPQGLVIRRD
- a CDS encoding DUF6683 family protein, translated to MPRASRLLLPLLLASTLASAQVYEGLRPGDPPLIPQVVTLNSLGVSDTDVYVTLFGFTVPDLTFIDQNFPGVVARGNTAIRAGKASTTFAPGRSNAPGEIAARVGGSLQVQGELRGRLEQALAGYPAIAEKLGLSTTDFADTLTFAVAAFTLVASDGRKDLSDAEVAGLRADMRARLLRNKGFQGLTFPQRQHAHDYLVLLGLIVLDAYQTGQASGDAATAEQAVQNARAHIRRLLGAEFERVQFTPKGVVIR
- a CDS encoding ATP-binding protein; the protein is MVLGTEDATPVTFWFAVAPGASVSMDDLVVVATRKPGGQPVHFYGIVDHVRTRHEGVTFDSDVQDVVAGLLPASVSYAARVLVTRVAPENFIPPQPGDEVRHARGDDLRLALSADKMKRSFPGGLLADGQVLPINYQFVNGEQGGHINISGISGVATKTSYALFLLHAIFRGGVLEDRNEGHRTRALIFNVKGEDLLFLDQPNREVEGVERGVQAAKNLPAGRYELLGLPATPFRDVQFLAPPKGGQGDVIVPDVEQRSQGVTPFVFSLREFCGRRMLPYVFPDGSGSLNLGFVIGNMEEKLARLAAGDDAPYLTVEDWQPDTEVLLSENLRFDEMGKTRIETFGALVSYLEYKLLEQNEGEGDPRWVLKQNQGTLRAFVRRLRGVQKHLSPLVRGDLTPAQAARYRPEVLKQGVQTTVVDIHKLGAHAQSFVVGVLLRDLFEHKERYGRQDTVFVVLDELNKYAPREGDSPIKDVLLDIAERGRSLGIILIGAQQTASEVERRIVSNAAIRVVGRLDLAEAERPEYRFLPQSFRARAGILQPGTMLVSQPDVPNPVLVGYPFPAWATRRDEVAESVTVQETEDAGKDWLGL